A genomic stretch from Calidithermus timidus DSM 17022 includes:
- the gnd gene encoding phosphogluconate dehydrogenase (NAD(+)-dependent, decarboxylating): MGPKHDRLWGMELAMIGLGRMGGNMARRLLRAGFDVVGYDQAPEASRGLEAEGLTVAPSLSALPTLLRSPRTLWLMLPAGDVTEAALKELAGALEPGDLVVDGGNAYYKDSQRRAAWLAERGILFADVGVSGGVWGLENGYGLMLGGAPEVARRLEPVLRALAPSPDLGWVHAGPVGAGHFAKMVHNGIEYGMMQALAEGLNLLRRKREFGFDLARLTEAWRHGTVIRSWLLDLTAQYLAGDQDLADIAPVVADSGEGRWTVLEAVELGVPIPVITQSLYTRFESQDEEDYDERLLAVMRKMFGGHGVRKAQAEGEHGQW, encoded by the coding sequence ATTGGCCCAAAGCACGATAGACTTTGGGGCATGGAACTGGCGATGATCGGCCTGGGACGAATGGGCGGCAACATGGCCCGTCGCCTGCTGCGGGCGGGCTTTGACGTGGTGGGCTACGACCAGGCCCCCGAAGCGTCGCGGGGGCTGGAGGCCGAGGGCCTCACCGTCGCTCCCTCGCTTTCGGCCCTGCCTACCCTGCTCCGTTCCCCGCGCACGCTATGGCTGATGCTCCCGGCGGGGGACGTCACCGAGGCGGCGCTGAAAGAGCTGGCGGGTGCGCTCGAGCCCGGCGACCTGGTGGTCGACGGCGGCAACGCCTACTACAAGGACTCGCAGCGGCGCGCGGCCTGGCTGGCCGAGCGGGGTATCCTCTTCGCCGACGTGGGGGTCTCGGGCGGGGTGTGGGGCCTCGAGAACGGCTACGGCCTGATGCTCGGCGGTGCGCCGGAGGTGGCGCGGCGGCTCGAGCCGGTACTGCGGGCTTTGGCCCCCTCCCCCGACCTCGGCTGGGTCCACGCCGGACCGGTGGGGGCCGGACACTTCGCCAAGATGGTCCACAACGGCATCGAGTACGGCATGATGCAGGCTTTGGCCGAGGGGCTCAACCTGCTGCGCAGGAAGCGGGAGTTCGGCTTCGACTTAGCCCGTCTCACCGAGGCCTGGCGGCACGGGACGGTGATCAGGAGCTGGCTCCTCGACCTCACGGCGCAGTATCTTGCCGGCGACCAAGACCTCGCCGACATCGCTCCGGTGGTGGCCGACTCGGGCGAGGGGCGTTGGACGGTGCTCGAGGCCGTCGAGCTGGGCGTGCCCATCCCGGTGATCACCCAGTCGCTCTACACCCGCTTCGAAAGCCAGGACGAGGAAGACTACGACGAGCGCTTGCTGGCGGTGATGCGTAAGATGTTCGGTGGGCACGGGGTGAGGAAAGCCCAAGCTGAAGGGGAGCACGGACAATGGTGA
- the acnA gene encoding aconitate hydratase AcnA, whose amino-acid sequence MAYRDEFGARKSLSTKAGEVFYYDILELERQGIAQVSKLPFSIRVMLESLLRNEDGYKVTKDDVVALAKWQPDPGEVNVPLMLARVILQDFTGVPAVVDLAAMREAVARLGGDPEMINPTVPVDLVIDHSVQVDFFGTAYAFAQNVELEYKRNEERYRLIKWGQNALKGFRAVPPGTGIVHQVNLEYLASVVMRQQGEDGRTYAFPDSLVGTDSHTTMINGLGVLGWGVGGIEAEAVMLGQPYYMLAPRVIGFKLYGELPEGATATDLVLRVTEMIRKHGAVGKFVEFYGPGVSKLPLADRATIANMSPEYGATMGFFPIDEETLAYLRLTGRPDELVDLVERYAKATGLWRTDDAAPVYSEHLELDLSTVIPALAGPKRPQDRVNLSDVKRSFREHLTKDVKERGFGLSPEQLGRKVVVRRGRDEFELTHGSVVIAAITSCTNTSNPSVMLGAGLLAKKAVEAGLSTQPWVKSSLAPGSKVVTEYLDAAGLTPFLEALKFHTVGYGCTTCIGNSGPLPEEISKGVKEGDLVVAAVLSGNRNFEGRVNPDVKANYLASPMLVVAYALAGRIDIDFTSEPLGYDPNGKPVFLKDIWPSQEEIREVVHKTLDAEMFRRQYATVFEGDERWKALPAPTGQLYQFDPSSTYIQNPPFFENLGATREISDIKGARVLLLLGDSITTDHISPAGNIAKNSPAARYLMSHGVEPADFNSYGSRRGNHEVMMRGTFANIRIRNLMLEGVEGGYTKKLPKSEVGSEPGSGEQMFVYDAAMQYKAEGVPLIVIGGIEYGNGSSRDWAAKGTYLLGVKAVIAQSFERIHRSNLVGMGVLPLEFKAGANAASLGLTGYEVYDILGLDDLTPGKELTVVARRADGSEVSFKVTARIDTPVEVDYYKNGGILQAVLKNMLEEKAKA is encoded by the coding sequence ATGGCTTACCGCGACGAATTCGGCGCACGCAAGAGCCTGTCCACCAAGGCGGGCGAGGTGTTCTACTACGACATCCTGGAACTCGAGCGGCAGGGCATCGCCCAGGTGTCCAAGCTTCCTTTCTCCATCCGGGTGATGCTGGAGAGCCTGCTGCGTAACGAAGACGGCTACAAAGTCACCAAAGACGACGTGGTCGCGCTGGCGAAGTGGCAGCCCGACCCCGGCGAGGTCAACGTGCCCTTGATGCTAGCGCGGGTGATTTTGCAGGACTTCACCGGCGTCCCGGCGGTCGTGGACCTCGCCGCCATGCGCGAGGCGGTCGCCAGGCTGGGGGGTGACCCCGAGATGATCAACCCCACTGTCCCCGTGGACCTGGTGATCGACCACTCGGTGCAGGTGGACTTCTTCGGCACCGCTTACGCCTTCGCCCAGAACGTCGAGCTGGAGTACAAGCGCAACGAGGAGCGCTACCGGCTCATCAAGTGGGGCCAGAACGCGCTCAAGGGCTTCCGTGCGGTGCCGCCGGGCACCGGCATCGTACACCAGGTCAACCTCGAGTACCTCGCCAGCGTGGTCATGCGCCAGCAGGGCGAGGATGGTCGCACCTACGCCTTCCCCGACTCGCTGGTGGGCACCGACAGCCACACCACCATGATCAACGGCCTGGGCGTGCTGGGCTGGGGCGTGGGCGGCATCGAGGCCGAGGCGGTGATGCTGGGCCAGCCCTACTACATGCTCGCCCCCAGGGTGATCGGCTTCAAGCTCTACGGCGAGCTGCCCGAAGGCGCCACCGCCACCGACTTGGTGCTGCGCGTGACCGAGATGATTCGCAAACACGGCGCGGTGGGCAAGTTCGTGGAGTTCTACGGCCCCGGCGTCTCCAAGCTGCCCCTGGCCGACCGCGCGACCATCGCCAACATGAGCCCGGAGTACGGCGCGACGATGGGCTTCTTCCCCATCGACGAGGAGACCCTGGCCTATCTGCGCCTCACCGGGCGGCCCGACGAGCTCGTAGACCTGGTGGAGCGCTACGCCAAGGCCACCGGGCTGTGGCGCACCGACGATGCGGCCCCGGTCTACAGCGAACACCTCGAGCTCGACCTCTCCACCGTGATCCCCGCCCTCGCTGGCCCCAAGCGCCCGCAGGACCGCGTCAACCTCTCCGACGTCAAGCGCTCCTTCCGCGAGCACCTGACCAAGGACGTCAAGGAACGCGGCTTCGGCCTCTCCCCCGAGCAACTGGGGCGCAAGGTGGTGGTCCGGCGGGGCCGCGACGAGTTTGAGCTCACCCACGGCTCGGTGGTGATCGCCGCGATCACCTCTTGCACCAACACCTCCAACCCCTCGGTGATGCTGGGCGCGGGCCTGCTGGCCAAGAAAGCGGTGGAAGCCGGTCTCTCCACCCAGCCCTGGGTCAAGTCGAGCCTGGCCCCTGGCTCCAAGGTGGTCACCGAGTACCTCGACGCCGCCGGGCTCACGCCCTTCCTCGAGGCCCTCAAGTTCCACACCGTGGGCTACGGCTGCACCACCTGCATCGGCAACTCCGGCCCCCTACCCGAGGAAATCTCCAAGGGGGTGAAGGAGGGCGACCTGGTGGTGGCGGCGGTGCTCTCGGGCAACCGCAACTTCGAGGGGCGCGTGAACCCCGACGTCAAGGCCAACTACCTGGCCTCGCCCATGCTGGTGGTGGCCTATGCCCTGGCCGGGCGCATAGACATCGACTTCACCAGCGAGCCTTTGGGCTACGACCCCAACGGTAAACCGGTCTTCCTCAAGGACATCTGGCCCAGCCAGGAGGAGATCAGGGAAGTCGTCCACAAGACCCTCGACGCCGAGATGTTCCGTCGCCAGTACGCCACCGTCTTCGAAGGCGACGAGCGCTGGAAAGCCCTCCCCGCCCCCACCGGCCAGCTTTACCAGTTCGATCCCTCCAGCACCTACATCCAAAATCCCCCCTTCTTCGAGAACCTGGGCGCCACCCGCGAAATCTCCGACATCAAAGGTGCCCGCGTGCTGCTGCTGCTGGGCGACTCCATCACCACCGACCACATCTCCCCCGCCGGCAACATCGCCAAGAACTCCCCCGCTGCCCGCTACCTCATGAGTCATGGGGTAGAGCCCGCCGATTTCAACTCCTACGGCAGCCGGCGCGGCAACCACGAGGTGATGATGCGTGGCACCTTCGCCAACATCCGCATCCGCAACCTGATGCTCGAGGGCGTGGAGGGCGGATACACCAAGAAGTTGCCCAAGAGCGAGGTGGGTAGCGAGCCCGGAAGCGGCGAGCAAATGTTCGTCTACGACGCGGCCATGCAGTACAAGGCCGAGGGCGTGCCGCTGATCGTGATCGGTGGGATCGAGTACGGCAACGGCTCTAGCCGCGACTGGGCCGCCAAGGGCACCTACTTGCTGGGCGTAAAGGCCGTCATCGCCCAAAGCTTCGAGCGCATCCACCGAAGCAACCTGGTGGGCATGGGCGTGCTGCCTTTGGAGTTCAAGGCCGGAGCCAACGCGGCTTCCTTAGGCCTCACCGGCTACGAGGTCTATGACATCCTGGGCCTCGACGACCTCACCCCCGGCAAGGAGCTCACCGTCGTCGCCCGCAGAGCCGATGGCAGCGAGGTCAGCTTCAAGGTGACCGCCCGCATCGACACCCCGGTAGAGGTGGACTACTACAAGAACGGCGGCATCCTCCAAGCGGTGCTGAAGAACATGCTCGAGGAAAAAGCCAAGGCCTAG